GCGAGGCTATACCGGCGGGCAGCGGCGAATTGTTGTTTGCCGTGCGGCAGTCGGGAAACGGTGTTGCTTTCCGCACCTCCTGGCAGCGGTTCCCGCTTCCGTCTTTCCAGCCGGGCGAGGTTAAAACATTGCCGCTTACGGGCGAATTGGCCGCAACTCCCCGGGAAGAGCTGTTATTGGTGGTCAGTCTTAATGATCAACCAGGCGTCGCCAAAGTGGAGGTCCGGTTGCCGGAGGCCGCGAAAGTGGACGTGCCCCAGTAAACGAGGGAAAGGGTGTTTTTCCGATGATGAGGCAGGATAAAGACCATTATTATCTGGATATTGCGGCCGCGGTCGCCAAACGTTCAACTTGCCTGCGCCGGCACTTCGGGGCAATTATCGTCAAGGCGGACCAGATTATCAGCACCGGGTATGTTGGTGCCCCCCGCGGCAGCATTAACTGTATTGATCTGAATGATTGCCCGCGGGAGAAAGCCGGGATTCCCTCCGGCGAACGATATGAACTGTGCCGTTCGGTCCATGCGGAGATGAATGCCATTATCCACGCCGCCCGGACGGATATGTTGGGGGCGACCCTTTATTTGG
This sequence is a window from Capillibacterium thermochitinicola. Protein-coding genes within it:
- a CDS encoding deoxycytidylate deaminase; this translates as MMRQDKDHYYLDIAAAVAKRSTCLRRHFGAIIVKADQIISTGYVGAPRGSINCIDLNDCPREKAGIPSGERYELCRSVHAEMNAIIHAARTDMLGATLYLACLSPKTGERITGVRPCKMCTRMIINAGIEWVVTDAPDGGGLPLFGSRLGKRGPG